Genomic DNA from Theobroma cacao cultivar B97-61/B2 chromosome 3, Criollo_cocoa_genome_V2, whole genome shotgun sequence:
ATTGTGAATAATAATGTAAGCAATAGTCTAAATTGCCTCTATTAGTTTTGGTTATGCTAAAGTTGGGTTCTCATGAATTCCCATAGCCTGTTACTTTTAGGGAACAGCATAATGTATAATTAGTTTAACAAGCTGGGTTTCACTAATATATATTGGAACAactgaaatttcaatttgggCAGTCCATGCTAATCAAGTAGTGTCAAGCTTGAGCTATGGGGGAATTTAGCTGGGGATCTCGAGTAGGAATGGGaagccaaaattttatttgggctttgttaaatgtttttaaattcCAACATGACAGTAGTAATAGAAGCTTAATTTAAATGGTTGGTCAGTAACCATAAGATCAGGAACAATGCTATTTAATACCATTTGTGAATGGTAAATAGTTGcacaaaatataattactctaAGATTAGGAATAGTTAGCAAATTGAAAATCTAAAACATGGGCCTTAAAGTTCTTTGATCAAAAGGAAACTTTCATCTTCTCTTAAATTAGCGTGGGAAACAATATCTTGACGTGAAATGTGGATTGTATCAAGATCTAATTGGTGGTAAGCAAATATATTTTCCCCAATTATCTATTTAGAACTTTTattcatgaaattaaatatatgtatgatATTTTTGTTACTTAAAAAGTGTCATATTTGATTGTGTTTTCTACTATCACTTATAGAGCTTTCGATGTGAGGAAAAGTACACTGAGTAAAACTTCTAATGAGAATGAGAAACCAGTAAAACCAAAGAGCCATGCATAGCAGATGCTTCCtattgcaattttttttttccgttttattttgttatttcttcATTCGTGGCCAAGAATGTATAAATAGAGAAGATGGAGACAATGAGTAGAGTTAAAATATggatcaaaagaaaaagaaaaagagtttaGTTACTTGTCTTGTCTAATCCTTTCCAAATGttgtataaattttaaagGTTTGTTTTGTGGTTGGTGATAGATGGAGAAGGGAGTGCAAAGATGGGTAGTAGACATATCAACATGGGACCCATCTACTGATGACTTCTCTTAtgctctttctcttcttcctcaACATCATCACTCCTCCATCACCAGGTCAGCTTTCggttttttgctttttgcctCTGGTTTTTGGAAACTgaataatcattttatttagtaGATTAATTAAGCCACTAAAACGTTatcattgttttcttttctaggAACCAAATGCtagcttttattttaatttaacatGAGAATTTTTAAGGATAATGCATAAagtattcttttattattaatgaaaaataagatGAAAAGAATAACAGGAATTTGTGTTAGATTTTGCAATACTGGGAAGGAAATGTTATCAAAGGTGCAAGGTAGTGAAGGCATATTCTAGGTACGAGGGTCATCACATCATCCTAGGTACaagcataaaaatgaaaaagtgctAACCAGTGAAGTGAGGcactaattattttttatatatagcaTTAAAAGAAAAGCCCTCACCCTAGAGAAGTGAGGCACTAATTATTGTGTGCGTTGTGtgagtgtgtgtgtgtgtgtgtgtatagttCTATGCTTGAGCAAAGATGCCTGCCTGGAGGAATGTGGCcatttgacttgatttgcATTGCACCTTGGCACCTAGGCTTTTCTAGGTGTCTGCTTGACAATACTTGCTTGGAGCCGAAAATGATAAGTAACTAGAATCCACTTTTTTTgcatggaaaagaaaaaacaactGATCTCTAATGGCAATATTTGTATATTGCTAAATATGATAAGGTGCTTGAAAATCTATGGACAGAGTTTGTCAATACTAACAAAACTTTCCTTGCATGTTTACCTTCATAGATTTGTGAAAAAGGATGATAGAAAACGAGCACTGATTAGTTGGTTGCTCCAATATGCTCTTGTACATGAGGTGCTGGGGATTCCATATCATGAGATTGTCATAAAACGCACATTGGAAGGCAAACCCTTTCTGGTATGACAGAAGTCAGCAAATTCATTCTCTAACTTTAATCAATTTCCAGTGTTCTTTCTTTGGTTTCATTgtaaaatgaagattttattGGATTTTGGATCGCAGGTTTTCTGCATTTTATTGTTAGGAATATAGCGGAACTTTTGATTGAAGccatttgattttattttctgttgTGTATGAAGATAGGTGACGACGAATTGAGTATGGCAACATTCTCATTTAAATTAGGGCAGTGAGTTTGATCATATTAGCAGCAAAATTCCTGTTTTGGGCTGAAGGAAAAGGGGTACTGCTTCTAGGttctgatgatgatgatgtattTGGTTTTGTAAACTTggtgtgttataaattgtgacTACTCATTCACATTGTCACTTGCAATGGACAGATTAATAGAGCATTTTCATAAGTTGTAGAGATGGTAGATTTCCATTTTCTTGTATCATTTATCCCATCCTTGGTATTTGTTCCTGTGATGATTGATTGGAAatcattgtaaatattttttttgttaatgtcTCTTGatcttaattctttttttgccTGTAATGTTATTCCATACCTATTGCAATGTTTACTgtaactttgtttttctttccttttctctatctctctctcGAATATGTAGAGTTTGCTTGGACTTTCccaattttaatttcaatgttTGTCATCGTGGTGACTGTGGCAATAGAATCTGAACCTCTATGCCTTAtcatctctttctctctctctctcgctgACAGGAATGTGGTAGAGTTTGCTTGGACTTTccgaattttaatttcaatgttTCTCATCACGGTGACTATGTGGCAATAGCATCTGAACCTCTATGCCTCGTGGGGTTGGACATTGTTAGCCATATGATTCCCGAGAAAGAGACTGTTCTGGAATTCATTCAAAACTTCTCTTCATGCTTTTCAAGTTTGGAATGGGATCAAATAGTAACTGCTGGAAGTAATGATGAAGTGTTAACTGAGTTTTACAGGTATGTTTGTACAGAATCTATTAAAAGTTGCTAGGAAAACTTTGAACAGTTGAAAAGGCTTGACTTTGATTGTTAGTCTCAGAATTTGATCACTTAGAAAATGTTAACTCAGAAGCCTGTCCCTCTACCATTAGAATTCTTCATCTTATCAATTTTCTGTTGCTTGAGCAGCCCAAGATCGTCAGAAATACAGATTACATTTAGGGCCCATGTGGTTGAGGAGAAAACAgctgaaagaaaagaagatgaGGGCTTTTACAAACCACTCAGTCCCAATTCATTGCATTAGTTATCATAAAGCAACTACTTAACCGAAGCCTGAATTCAGGATTACCAGCCCAATTGTCTCTGCATTAATTGGACATTTATTAGAGTTTTAGTTTCTGTCCACGGCTAAATATATGGGTACTTCATGTACTCTTAGTTTGGTGCTTTTTAAGGATATTGATCAGAATTATTCAGCTGGATCATAATCAGGAAATCATTTTGAACCCATTCGAAGCAAATTCCACAACACAAGGAATCTTCCATTATTGTTTCAAACTGCATGTTAAACTCCTATACTTGTCCAACTGTAGTTGTTGGTGTAACATGCATGGATCTTCTAGTTTAGAGTTACCGGTACTTCTAACAGTTTAGACTTGTTCTGTAGATATTGGTGTCTGAAAGAAGCATATGTCAAAGCTACAGGGAGTGGATTAGCCTATGGATTACATAAAGTGGAATTTTATCACACAAGCTGGACAGACATATCTGTTAAAGTTGATGGAGTTCGAAACGCACAGTGGAGATTTTGGCTCTCTGAGCTGGGGAAAGGACACTACGTGAGTCCTACATCAAGTTTTCccctttattattattattattttttttatttttatttatgtaaaaCCACATCTTGTAGATTTTAAGAAATGTGCATTGTGAAGTTCTGTTTGAGAAGGGTAGCAAATGATGTTCAGTATCTGCATCAAGATATGAATGGAACATGCTGTGCTGCAATATATAAAATCactaaagaaagaaatcttCCTTTAGCCTTAAAACTGGTCTGTTGTTAACCAGCCTGTTACATAGGAAGGATTTGTATTTGGTAGCATTTCCATCAAATTTGCACACTTTCCGCTGGAACTGCGCCATGAGGTACCGAAATAGTTAATAAGTCGGTTCTAAGCTGAGCAAGAAACCTACATTTTAGGTGGAACTTTGAGATGCTAATAATTTCTATAAtacaagttttaaatttttgataaGCCACTAGTAGCAAGCATAGTACAAGTTATATTCAGTAAGCCAATCAGACCAAGCACAGTGgctgtttcttcttcatctctctctctctctctctcttgagAAAGCAGCTGCTTGGTCAATAATTGCTGTTAAGTTTGGTAGacggtagcaagcatggctaGCTGTTTCTTCAATAATTCATAATTGGCTTGGTGCTAGGTACTTAATTTGTTATCACTGTAAATAAAAGCTTTTCTTGAATTTCAGGTATCAATTGCAAGAGGTCACCCAATATCGGCCACTGAGAGTTACAAGAGAACattaaatcaaacaaaatttaatgaagaaGAGTATAATGAGGGACTTCTTCTTCCCAATGTGAGTTTTGTCTGGAGAACTGTAGAAGAGCTTTTTTTAGTCATACACAAAGCAAAATCTTCTTGTTGAGGGGAAAAAAGTACAAGatgatgtaaaatttttaaaatactttCCAAGGGGATATTGCTGTGGTTAAAACTTGGGATTTGAATCTTTTGACGAGAAGGTGAGATTTATTAGATGAAAGggtttttcatttatatatatatatacatatatatgtatacatacatatatatgtatacatacataaatatatgtatatatacatgcatatatgtatatatacatgcatatatgtatgtatatatatatatatatatgtatgtatatggatTCATGTTTGATGTAATGATAGTGTACGACTTCGTTAGTGTAATAAGTTCAATGTGGATGAATGATTCCAAGAGAAAggtgaattgaaatatttgaagttttaaaaaaaaattcaatttttagaatataaattttttttatctaagtatcttattttttaattaatcaagaatattgattttttgtgaaataaaagaagttaagaacaaaagtaaaattaagaagagaaagaaaatcaatataATAGTTTTTATAGAGGTACGGTCTCTGAGCTTACATCTTCCCTTTAGATTCTTTaaggattttaaaattcactattgaaatgaaatttatgTTGGATTCAACCTTATACgcaaatatgaaaaaaatcaagaaattaaaaatataacacagtagaataataaattaacatttaatcagaaaaataatcaaattctaTAAGatcaatatttttgtttttcatataattttttaattaattatgaacattcATATGTTTAAAAGTTACATATTTTACTCTAAATATCGTAATCAAAAGCCAATTAAATAAGAGAATAAGATGGTCTAAAATCTTGTAACTAAAATCTTTAGttcttcacctttaggatttgtcaaatgttTAGCCATCAAAGTGTTTGGCTTCTAATAATAATCCACGCAGTGACTGAATAAGACTTTCTCAAAGATAGaattttacttgtgctagcaagttttgtttctaaaacataaagacaaaaaattcttgccgaatcttatttttgtcaaacaaagaaaactatttttcttttcttattttatgaaacggcTGAGAAGTGGTTAGAGGCTTGGAGTTTTAATTTGCtaacataatatatttatctagccaaactaagttgtaactCTAAATACAatagttgtattttaattcaattaaatccttgtgaacttaattaatttttcactttattttggtctattccaattaagtccaacttaattcattatctttatttaatttcaatcatgtcacttaatgtgtgtgactcATTAGGCTTATAACATGTTGgcattaaatataaatcctaatcaaatatcaatttgataattgatttatatttatagatcatgagctGCATCTAgtaatacatcatgaccacccaaatgttagagagttaattaaagaatttgactaaGCCCTTTAGTGATAAGCCTCTTAGTGCAATACggtcctttcatcaaatatcttaGATATATCATAAAGCATGGGTCATTGTCTACTTataacattccatattagttctcataattcatgaccaatcttatgaatttaggaaactaaatttctttaaattcatcatgctttggccaaatactttatacaagttaatcaataattgagaacaagtgagatacatcgCCTGATATCACTGGgagtgatgaatcctctcttgaccactcattcaccttcgcatgcttcatggcatacccaaaaacatcCTGTTTAAGCATTTAGTCGCCTCCAAATCCATaggggtgaaatcaaagtatgtcattttccatacaagatgacttgATGTCTTAAGTCTAAGGACTAGTTGCAcaactatcacatgagaacatattccataaacACTCGAGTGAAAcaccaaatggagttctcataagaggtcatgttcagtgaacttgttctttaacaagcacctaaatgttatcctcaagtatccTATATACTttaatctatgagatcgattgcttattTTTCAAGTAAGtaggcttaacatgtaccaatctttgagcattgtcaatgctttgtcttgacaatacaatgacaaagaacaattttataaacatagctttgatgcatagtgatctcataattgtaacaattttacaattctcttgcaaagcttttatgttccatgggtttcatccaattagtacttaataacttcttattattgcactaacatgaaggaaaacctttatcACATATAGTCATgcgattaagtatgcattaaatgacaatctatattccttgaccaatccaattggctcaagggcatataccaacaatTCAATGCAATGTCTTTTGTGGATTAAGCATAACTTTACAATATAATGCCTTTTATGGATCAAGCACAATCATTTGCCTTTTACTTTAGTTAAGATATAACCACTCAAACTACCTTTTAACTTGGTTAAGGTATGATTACCCAAGATgttacaataaataaaaagagggGAGCTGAATTGACTTTAAAGGTTGAGTAGCTAAATGGGTACAATGTTTAGTGAAAAGGAAGATAGGAAATTAAAGCACAATAAAATTGAAGACTTGTACAAATGTGAGAAGTGAATGAGACTAATGAATGTTGAGAGTAGTAATATTCTTTTTGAATTGTGTTTTAAAGCCTTCCAACCTTCATAAATGTGATAAGAGCTTCTAGCTATAGTTGTTGAAGCTTTTGAGGTGGTTGGATGTACATTTAATGcaaaaatagtcattttgcacTCTGTCCCAAACTTCTCTGTCCGAAACTTCAATGGTCACTATCTATCGATTGATTTTATGATACACCGATAGATGaccctttatatttttaaattttgcgCTCATTTATTGATAGATAGCCTGATTTTATTGACAAATGCAAGTTAGAGGGTCCTCTAGGAGCTTTCGGGTTGCTATCCATTGATAAATTCGAggaatctatcaatagatggtAGTGGTCTTTGAAACCCAAATGCCAAGATGATcaactatcgatagatgttccATCTATCTATAGATTGGCTCATTTATCAATAACTATAgaacatctattgatagatagaAGGCAAAATCCCTTTTCAAAGGGTTTTTGAATTGGTTTTTGATTTACAACACtttgccttttctttttaaaatatctcaagTAAATTTTAACCCTTTTAAACATctgaaaaacaattttgattaCTTGTTTGTCATTTAAACacttagaatcaaattgaAGCAATCAAATTGAATATGTGATAAATCTAAcattctcttcctttttgatatgacaaaacattGAGCAAaatttgcttttctttcttaGAAAAAACTCCCCTTGATTTCATGCACTAAGTTTgttgaaaaattgtttttgCTTGGAGGTGTATGAGCCCCCCATAAAACcttgcatttaaaatagaATTGACTCCCCTTTTAACCTTTGCATTTTCAAATCTTGCatttgagatttttattttaagtgatgaacttttgagaaaacaaaagataaattttaatgCATCTCGATTCTTCCccttttgttatatcaaaaagtaTTGAGACCATATggagcaaaagaaaaacaaatgaagcTGATAGAGTGTGAGAAGAGATcgaaactaaaaaaaatacatggaCTTTGTTAGCAttagaaagaaaggaaaacataCAATATAAGCAAAGAAGTGCAACCATATCTATAACCATATCCATATGAAAATATACAAGGAAATTCAGTTATAGCTATGTATGGATAACAAACCAACACCGATAAACAACTAACTACATTCAAAATGTAAGAAATAACAACCATGTAAAGAAATCCGAAAGAGGTAagtacataaaaaataagtaaggACATCCGAAATATGTGTTTAATCAATAATACATGATGCATGATAGTGAGATTGACATGTAGTCATCTAAT
This window encodes:
- the LOC18604510 gene encoding L-aminoadipate-semialdehyde dehydrogenase-phosphopantetheinyl transferase → MMEKGVQRWVVDISTWDPSTDDFSYALSLLPQHHHSSITRFVKKDDRKRALISWLLQYALVHEVLGIPYHEIVIKRTLEGKPFLECGRVCLDFPNFNFNVSHHGDYVAIASEPLCLVGLDIVSHMIPEKETVLEFIQNFSSCFSSLEWDQIVTAGSNDEVLTEFYRYWCLKEAYVKATGSGLAYGLHKVEFYHTSWTDISVKVDGVRNAQWRFWLSELGKGHYVSIARGHPISATESYKRTLNQTKFNEEEYNEGLLLPNVSFVWRTVEELFLVIHKAKSSC